In the uncultured Methanolobus sp. genome, one interval contains:
- a CDS encoding iron ABC transporter substrate-binding protein produces the protein MNVKNGTFLLIFVVLLAVTACGCMEQTGAEQVQDTTNTTMEITDMLGRDLTVPEEITSVYATSPPSTILVYMLAPEKVAGWNFVNTFDHTLMNDEYLNLPVLGGWFGTQTGNYETIITIHPDIVIEGFTTDGQIDDAIVRRQESFGNIPVVAIDDSIIFVEESDPTIEYVGELLDCEEQATDFIEYRAGILDEINSKVSDISDDEKVRVYYAEGPTGLKTEPSGSQHSQVIDICGGINVANCSLTPGSGMTPVSIEQVMEWNPEVILTSNAKFYNSVYSDPLWENIDAVKDERVYLAPQNPYCWIDRPQGPHLIIGTVWTATVLYPDLFEDMDMEQTTSDFYSQFLHYDLTDEELESLLDP, from the coding sequence ATGAATGTAAAAAATGGTACATTTCTTCTTATTTTTGTGGTTCTGCTGGCTGTGACTGCATGCGGATGCATGGAACAGACAGGAGCAGAACAGGTACAGGATACTACAAATACTACGATGGAAATCACAGATATGCTAGGCAGGGACCTGACCGTACCCGAAGAGATCACATCGGTTTACGCCACATCTCCTCCTTCTACAATCCTTGTTTACATGCTTGCGCCTGAAAAAGTCGCAGGCTGGAATTTTGTAAACACCTTTGATCACACCCTGATGAATGACGAATATCTTAATTTGCCGGTTCTTGGCGGGTGGTTTGGAACACAGACAGGAAATTACGAGACGATAATCACTATTCATCCTGACATCGTTATAGAAGGGTTCACAACAGATGGCCAGATAGACGATGCCATTGTGCGCAGGCAGGAATCATTTGGGAATATTCCGGTGGTTGCAATTGATGATTCAATTATTTTTGTAGAAGAATCCGACCCTACAATTGAATATGTGGGAGAACTGCTTGATTGCGAAGAACAGGCAACTGATTTCATAGAATACAGAGCCGGGATTCTTGATGAAATAAACAGCAAAGTATCCGATATTTCAGATGATGAAAAGGTAAGAGTATACTATGCAGAAGGACCCACTGGTCTTAAAACCGAGCCATCCGGTTCACAACATTCACAGGTTATTGACATCTGTGGCGGTATAAATGTTGCAAACTGCTCCCTCACTCCCGGAAGCGGCATGACACCAGTTTCCATTGAACAGGTAATGGAGTGGAACCCGGAAGTGATACTCACATCAAATGCCAAGTTCTACAATTCTGTTTATTCAGATCCTCTGTGGGAGAATATTGATGCGGTAAAGGATGAACGTGTCTACCTTGCACCTCAGAACCCGTACTGCTGGATAGACAGGCCACAGGGTCCGCACCTCATAATTGGAACGGTGTGGACAGCTACAGTATTGTACCCTGACCTTTTTGAGGATATGGACATGGAACAGACTACAAGTGATTTCTATTCGCAGTTCCTGCACTACGATCTTACAGATGAGGAACTGGAATCACTTCTGGACCCTTAA
- a CDS encoding sulfite exporter TauE/SafE family protein — protein sequence MENIVLAIIIFCASALFSMIGLGGAIFYVPFFYWISGDFLFSVTIALLLNTVTSGSAAITYIRKKMVEFNISIPFIVASMTGAQIGAYFTRLAPVELLLLMFALLMVLVGEEMIFSRIQGIYSKKQIQGKKKYLLVIVSGFLVGAFSGMLGIGGGTFIVPLLLILGFDIKRAAASSGFIVLFTSLSAFVAHVSTWNPDFHMVASVVVASFAGAQLGSYLMHSRVKAETLKKMFGIVLWLMAIRMIAGIL from the coding sequence ATGGAAAACATAGTTCTTGCCATTATTATTTTTTGTGCTTCCGCTCTCTTTTCGATGATAGGGCTTGGAGGAGCCATATTTTACGTACCTTTCTTTTACTGGATAAGCGGGGATTTTCTTTTTTCAGTTACAATCGCACTGCTGTTGAATACTGTCACTTCCGGTTCTGCTGCTATCACATATATCAGAAAAAAGATGGTAGAGTTCAATATATCAATACCATTCATAGTGGCTTCAATGACCGGAGCCCAGATAGGTGCATATTTTACAAGACTAGCACCCGTGGAACTCCTGCTTCTGATGTTTGCCTTGTTGATGGTTCTTGTTGGAGAAGAGATGATCTTTTCCAGGATCCAGGGAATATATAGCAAAAAACAGATTCAGGGGAAGAAAAAGTACTTACTTGTTATCGTATCCGGGTTTCTGGTAGGAGCGTTTTCCGGTATGCTTGGTATAGGGGGAGGAACCTTTATTGTCCCACTGTTGCTGATACTCGGATTTGATATTAAAAGAGCTGCAGCTAGTTCCGGGTTTATAGTACTTTTTACGTCGCTGTCGGCATTTGTGGCACACGTATCAACATGGAACCCAGACTTTCACATGGTAGCATCTGTAGTTGTGGCATCGTTTGCAGGAGCACAGCTTGGATCCTACCTGATGCACAGCAGGGTTAAAGCGGAAACGCTGAAAAAGATGTTTGGAATTGTGTTATGGCTAATGGCAATACGAATGATAGCAGGGATTTTATAA
- a CDS encoding TrkA family potassium uptake protein yields MENTGHQDHIVILGCGDVGKRVVETLSYANIQFVVVDSQDHTFESADYDYVIGNATEEEILIQAGVPRASTIIVTLNDDTEVMFATLISRGLNPSSTIIARSNSYKSIDKIYKAGADYVAALPIVAGQMLAKMTSRCLDVACKKMDEDIMLYEGVDIEKHTVINDADLINKTVAGINLRSSTGCTIIGIEREGEIITDILPSTTIMKGDIVAVVGGKEEIIRFKEKYVKVK; encoded by the coding sequence ATGGAGAATACAGGACATCAGGATCATATTGTGATCCTCGGTTGTGGGGATGTCGGCAAAAGGGTTGTGGAAACGCTAAGTTATGCAAATATCCAATTCGTTGTAGTAGATTCGCAGGATCATACGTTTGAGAGTGCTGACTATGATTATGTTATAGGGAATGCGACTGAGGAGGAAATATTGATACAGGCAGGTGTTCCCCGGGCATCCACTATAATAGTTACTCTGAATGACGATACAGAAGTAATGTTTGCAACACTCATTTCCCGCGGACTTAACCCCTCTTCAACCATAATTGCAAGATCAAATTCATACAAATCCATAGACAAAATCTATAAGGCCGGCGCGGACTATGTAGCAGCATTACCTATTGTTGCAGGCCAGATGCTTGCTAAAATGACTTCCAGGTGTCTTGACGTTGCATGCAAGAAGATGGATGAGGATATTATGCTCTATGAAGGTGTGGACATAGAAAAACATACGGTAATCAACGATGCGGACCTCATAAACAAAACGGTTGCTGGCATTAATCTAAGAAGCAGTACGGGTTGTACCATCATAGGAATTGAGAGAGAAGGAGAAATCATAACTGACATACTTCCATCCACAACAATCATGAAAGGGGACATTGTTGCGGTTGTAGGTGGAAAAGAGGAGATTATCCGGTTTAAGGAAAAGTATGTTAAAGTGAAATAG
- a CDS encoding NAD-binding protein, with the protein MKRRHLWHKTLLKSVLGAVAIIVVYILLFLEIMIYEGQTAHVNIYDSIYWVVTTLTTEGYGDITMTSPIGKMYAVFVQLTGIPLVFGILFTLVIIPWMEKKIQSSIPSKASKKLTDHIIICGYNRLIETLIEELKENDIPYILVEGEAELVMDLLKRNIHAIFGLVSEEETLKNANIKEARFLIANRNDEMNANIVLTARNISDVNIIAIVEDRTNKKYLKYAGATSVVSPKELFGRFIGRKAADPFVNRLTGATEFFEGVSIVELPIYPKSPLIGKTMKNAAIREKTGANVVGMWKGGSLTFIIKAHDVIKDNSVLLAIGSTEQLSKLKKLTQSTE; encoded by the coding sequence ATGAAAAGAAGGCACCTTTGGCATAAAACGCTTCTCAAATCAGTCCTTGGAGCAGTTGCCATAATAGTTGTCTACATATTACTTTTTCTGGAGATAATGATCTATGAAGGCCAGACAGCTCATGTCAATATCTACGATTCCATTTACTGGGTAGTGACCACCCTTACAACAGAAGGATACGGAGACATCACAATGACTTCTCCGATAGGGAAAATGTATGCTGTTTTTGTCCAGCTGACAGGAATACCACTGGTGTTTGGAATACTTTTCACTCTTGTAATAATTCCCTGGATGGAGAAAAAGATCCAGTCCAGCATTCCTTCAAAGGCTTCAAAAAAACTCACAGATCACATAATTATCTGCGGATACAACAGGCTCATTGAGACACTTATCGAGGAATTAAAGGAAAATGATATCCCATATATTCTTGTTGAAGGAGAAGCAGAACTTGTAATGGATCTACTTAAAAGGAATATTCATGCAATATTTGGTCTGGTAAGTGAGGAAGAAACACTTAAAAATGCTAACATAAAAGAAGCACGTTTTCTGATTGCAAACAGAAACGATGAGATGAATGCAAATATCGTACTGACAGCACGCAATATAAGTGATGTGAATATCATTGCTATAGTTGAGGACAGGACTAACAAAAAATATCTTAAATATGCAGGAGCAACGAGTGTTGTTTCACCAAAAGAACTTTTCGGAAGATTCATTGGAAGAAAAGCAGCAGATCCTTTTGTTAACAGGCTGACAGGTGCAACGGAGTTCTTTGAAGGAGTAAGCATAGTAGAGTTACCGATCTATCCCAAAAGTCCCTTAATCGGTAAAACCATGAAAAATGCTGCAATAAGGGAAAAGACCGGTGCAAATGTAGTTGGAATGTGGAAAGGTGGGAGCCTGACATTTATCATTAAAGCTCATGATGTCATAAAAGATAATTCAGTACTCCTTGCCATTGGTTCCACTGAACAGCTTTCAAAGCTTAAGAAACTGACACAATCTACGGAGTGA
- a CDS encoding site-2 protease family protein — MDGIHIALAILLLYWIAIIILNRKGILEKYNISAYGPVLMIRTTKGLKLLDKLAIPKKAWRVYADIGIRLMFIGMIAMLLVVILSDIAMIASYETNTMPEPSKFNEARNIFLIPGINEFIPLTWGAIALLVTLVVHEFSHAILCRVENIRVKSMGILLAVVPIGGFAEPDEEELFGKQEEELDDENDPYGDRRLGIVIDKREEERKVIKTDEKIATRTQRARILAAGVMANFVVAFLAFALLFGPVLGSLSPLGDTMVVEVSEDSVAYQSGIREDMIITQLDDTKISNVNEMLDYLDGLETGTSVTAYAATDRVVSSYELEIVNTDIDPEGILIQSIVEGNPAEAAGMETGTHIIYIDGNPIYTYSDFSEILSDSTPEQDIQVVVENDAGETTEYTVTLAEHPDYEGRGFLGVTTTSEGSVVTSLGFSVGEYPATDYLELLQSIPGMLGGLAGWYIILVLPISGFAGEGFPGFSETLSQFYVPIGWAEPFGIGIFWLANTLLWVGWLNFYVGLFNCLPAVPLDGGHVFRDYMNAFIYRITGNEEKAEHVSSLISATFAMVILFSFIFMVIGPYLVHGF, encoded by the coding sequence TTGGACGGAATACACATCGCACTGGCAATTCTTTTGCTTTACTGGATCGCAATCATAATACTTAACAGAAAAGGAATACTTGAAAAATACAACATAAGCGCCTATGGCCCGGTCCTTATGATAAGGACAACAAAGGGACTGAAACTACTGGACAAACTTGCCATCCCTAAAAAAGCATGGAGAGTCTATGCCGATATCGGCATCAGGCTTATGTTCATAGGAATGATTGCAATGCTGCTTGTTGTTATCCTTTCGGATATTGCAATGATTGCATCATATGAAACCAACACTATGCCAGAGCCAAGTAAATTTAACGAAGCAAGAAATATATTCCTCATACCCGGCATCAATGAGTTCATTCCTCTTACATGGGGTGCTATTGCATTGCTTGTAACACTGGTAGTACATGAATTCTCACATGCAATACTTTGCCGTGTGGAAAATATCAGAGTGAAATCCATGGGTATCCTTCTTGCAGTTGTTCCTATTGGTGGTTTTGCAGAACCCGATGAAGAAGAGCTTTTTGGGAAACAGGAAGAAGAACTTGATGATGAGAATGACCCTTACGGCGACAGGCGGCTTGGAATTGTAATAGACAAAAGGGAAGAAGAAAGGAAAGTTATCAAAACAGATGAAAAAATAGCAACCCGAACCCAGAGAGCAAGAATACTTGCTGCAGGCGTTATGGCAAACTTTGTGGTTGCTTTTCTGGCTTTTGCACTACTCTTTGGACCTGTACTTGGTTCACTGTCACCACTTGGGGATACAATGGTAGTCGAAGTATCCGAGGACAGTGTTGCATATCAGTCCGGTATCCGGGAAGATATGATAATAACGCAACTGGATGATACGAAAATCTCCAATGTAAATGAGATGCTTGATTACCTGGACGGACTTGAAACTGGCACAAGTGTTACTGCCTATGCAGCCACAGATCGTGTGGTGTCAAGTTATGAACTTGAAATTGTCAATACGGACATTGACCCCGAAGGCATCCTTATCCAGAGCATAGTAGAAGGTAACCCTGCCGAAGCAGCAGGAATGGAAACAGGAACCCATATTATCTATATTGATGGAAATCCGATTTACACTTATAGTGATTTCAGCGAAATTCTCAGTGACAGCACACCAGAGCAGGACATTCAGGTTGTAGTTGAAAATGACGCTGGTGAAACAACTGAATACACGGTCACTCTTGCAGAACATCCTGACTACGAAGGCAGGGGCTTTCTGGGAGTAACTACAACTTCAGAAGGAAGTGTAGTAACATCACTCGGATTTTCAGTAGGAGAATACCCGGCAACTGATTACCTTGAACTACTCCAGAGTATTCCCGGCATGCTAGGAGGACTTGCAGGATGGTATATTATTCTTGTACTGCCGATAAGCGGGTTTGCCGGAGAAGGTTTCCCCGGATTTAGTGAAACACTTTCCCAGTTCTACGTGCCTATAGGATGGGCAGAGCCTTTTGGAATTGGAATATTCTGGCTTGCAAATACACTCCTGTGGGTAGGATGGCTCAACTTCTATGTTGGTTTGTTCAACTGCCTTCCAGCTGTTCCTCTTGACGGTGGACACGTTTTCAGAGATTACATGAATGCATTCATTTACAGGATTACAGGAAATGAAGAAAAGGCGGAACATGTGTCATCATTGATATCAGCCACATTTGCAATGGTGATACTGTTCTCGTTCATTTTCATGGTGATAGGACCGTATCTGGTTCATGGATTCTGA
- the ftsZ gene encoding cell division protein FtsZ yields the protein MQSIVQEALKHTEKEKAYRQSIAVNEDQFDILGQPRIMIVGCGGAGNNTINRLYNMGIEGAETVAINTDKQHLDLIRADKKILVGKTLTRGLGAGGYPEIGAKAAELARGTLEEIFKNADLVFITAGMGGGTGTGVAPVVAEVAKEQGAIVVGMVSSPFRVERARAVKAEEGLEDFRRAADTVIVLDNNRLLEYVPNLPIDQAFSVMDQIISETVKGITETITQPSLINIDYADIRAIMSCGGVAVMLVGESKNQDKSDDVVRAALNHPLLDVDYRGATGSLVHITGGPDLSLKEAEEIAASLTYELSSSANVIWGARISPEYEGKVRVMAIMTGVQSAQILGQPQSSMSYESAAVPAREEAPRTYRRAGTSVNKVSRPVVEPMQSKSSGGSIIDIIH from the coding sequence GTGCAGTCAATAGTTCAGGAAGCCTTAAAACACACAGAGAAAGAGAAAGCGTACCGCCAGTCAATTGCAGTTAACGAAGACCAGTTCGATATTCTTGGACAGCCAAGGATTATGATCGTTGGTTGCGGCGGTGCAGGTAATAACACTATCAACAGACTTTATAACATGGGTATTGAGGGTGCTGAGACAGTAGCTATCAACACTGACAAGCAACACCTTGACCTCATTCGTGCAGACAAGAAGATTCTCGTGGGCAAAACTCTTACCCGCGGCCTTGGTGCAGGAGGTTACCCGGAGATCGGTGCAAAAGCAGCAGAACTTGCCCGCGGCACTCTTGAAGAGATATTCAAGAATGCAGATCTTGTTTTTATCACAGCAGGTATGGGAGGAGGAACCGGTACTGGTGTCGCTCCTGTAGTAGCTGAAGTTGCAAAAGAGCAGGGAGCAATTGTCGTAGGTATGGTCTCGAGTCCTTTCAGAGTTGAGAGGGCAAGGGCAGTCAAGGCAGAGGAAGGACTTGAAGATTTCCGCCGCGCTGCAGACACTGTTATCGTACTTGACAACAACAGACTTCTTGAGTACGTACCAAACCTCCCTATCGATCAGGCATTCTCAGTAATGGACCAGATCATTTCTGAGACGGTAAAGGGAATCACAGAGACAATCACACAGCCTTCACTTATCAACATCGACTATGCAGACATAAGAGCTATCATGAGCTGCGGCGGCGTTGCAGTAATGCTTGTTGGTGAGAGCAAGAATCAGGATAAGAGCGATGACGTAGTTCGCGCAGCACTCAACCACCCACTTCTTGATGTGGATTACAGGGGCGCAACAGGCAGTCTTGTACACATCACAGGTGGACCTGACCTGAGTCTTAAGGAAGCTGAGGAAATCGCTGCTTCACTCACATACGAGCTTTCATCCAGTGCAAATGTTATCTGGGGCGCACGTATTAGTCCTGAGTATGAGGGTAAGGTGCGTGTAATGGCAATCATGACCGGTGTACAGTCGGCACAGATCCTTGGACAGCCACAGAGCAGCATGTCATATGAAAGTGCAGCTGTCCCTGCCAGAGAAGAGGCACCACGTACATACAGACGCGCAGGCACATCAGTGAACAAGGTAAGCCGACCTGTTGTTGAGCCAATGCAGTCAAAGAGCAGTGGCGGATCAATCATCGATATAATTCACTGA